Sequence from the Thermomicrobiales bacterium genome:
CCGCTCAGTAGCCGTTTGTTCGTGCTGGGGCTGGCGGTCGTGATCGTGGCCGTTGGCGTCTGGCCCGAACCGTTGCTGGCGCTCAGTGCGCGAGCGGCGGCGGTGCTGCCGGGCGGTGGCGCATGAGCGGCTTCCTCGTGCGGCTCGTCCTGCTGAGTGGCGTCTGGCTGCTCGCGCTGGGCGATGTCAGCTTCGGCGATTTGGTGATTGGCCTGCTCCTGTCAGGTGGGCTGCTCTGGTTGCTCGGCTACCATCACTCATCCCGCACGCCACACGTCGTCGTCGGGCGCGTCATGTATTTCGTGCCGTTTGCCTGCGCTGCGCTGTACCAGATCATCCTCGGGACCATCGACGTGTCAGCCGTGATCCTGGGCAGGCGCGAGGCGAAGCCCGCC
This genomic interval carries:
- a CDS encoding Na+/H+ antiporter subunit E — protein: MSGFLVRLVLLSGVWLLALGDVSFGDLVIGLLLSGGLLWLLGYHHSSRTPHVVVGRVMYFVPFACAALYQIILGTIDVSAVILGRREAKPAYVAVPIGDRTPNGVAVTTWLTTLIPGSALVEIEDESSVMVFHVLDVAEPGQFIDNLDRFYQRYQRQVFP